A stretch of the Symmachiella macrocystis genome encodes the following:
- a CDS encoding serine/threonine protein kinase — protein MVSDTGATPGDLGDRVSNRHSAPLSASGQFCPMLGAGNAASTQLSAENLTLLKVRLKAATLLMFLGFLAFLALDLAYSPADDIEGDTMLTSHVLTTVGMGAFCLLLWSRWCPTLCQLRKVEVGVFGLAGAYFAWEQFDEACLCIQHAGAMKVFLTLFAADAAVEWVTLIYLYGLFIPNTWKRAAVATGLMVAAPVAVTVAAAATRGHPVDLLSHGEFLWMLLWLIMAAVASVYGSHKIGDLRRSFVNARQIGSYALRKKLGEGGMGEVYLAEHRLLKRPCAVKLIRRDREQDPEAIARFESEVQAAAQLTHQNTIEIYDYGHTDSGTFYYAMEYLPGLSLQELVERYGRLPASRVIHLLQQVASALEEAHASGLVHRDIKPGNIFAAQRGGVYDVAKLLDFGLVKTALPTKGSPDLTLDGALVGSPLYAPPETVTGDQAADARSDIYSLGAVAYYLLTAQPVFVESKPIKALFAHVHQDVVPPSNFCDDIPADLESVVMRCLAKTPQDRFQSAVELEEALDACDNAGAWTTAAARTWWAKLPPESAPNSESVTEDLPEATILEVQMQ, from the coding sequence ATGGTTAGCGATACTGGGGCAACTCCCGGCGACTTGGGTGACAGAGTCAGCAACCGTCACTCAGCACCGCTCTCCGCATCGGGACAGTTTTGCCCCATGCTGGGCGCAGGTAACGCCGCATCCACCCAACTGTCGGCCGAAAATCTGACGCTTTTGAAAGTGCGGCTCAAAGCGGCCACGTTGCTGATGTTTCTCGGCTTCCTCGCTTTTTTGGCCCTGGACCTCGCCTACTCGCCCGCCGACGATATTGAGGGCGACACGATGCTCACTTCGCACGTGCTGACTACGGTCGGCATGGGAGCGTTTTGTCTCTTGCTGTGGAGCCGATGGTGCCCCACGCTGTGCCAACTGCGAAAAGTGGAAGTCGGCGTGTTTGGCCTGGCCGGCGCCTATTTTGCTTGGGAACAATTCGACGAAGCCTGTCTGTGCATCCAGCATGCCGGGGCAATGAAAGTCTTCTTGACACTCTTCGCTGCCGACGCCGCTGTTGAGTGGGTGACGTTGATCTACCTGTATGGGCTGTTCATTCCCAACACTTGGAAGCGCGCGGCGGTCGCCACCGGACTGATGGTGGCAGCACCAGTTGCCGTCACCGTCGCGGCGGCAGCAACGCGAGGGCATCCAGTCGACTTGCTCAGTCATGGCGAATTTTTGTGGATGCTGTTGTGGCTAATCATGGCGGCGGTCGCATCGGTTTATGGGTCGCACAAGATCGGCGACCTGCGGCGCAGCTTCGTCAACGCCCGCCAAATTGGTTCGTATGCATTGCGCAAAAAGCTGGGCGAAGGGGGCATGGGTGAAGTCTATCTGGCCGAGCATCGATTGCTCAAACGGCCGTGCGCGGTGAAGTTGATTCGCCGTGACCGCGAACAGGATCCCGAAGCCATCGCGCGTTTCGAAAGCGAAGTCCAAGCGGCCGCCCAACTGACCCATCAGAACACGATTGAAATCTATGACTACGGGCACACGGATAGCGGCACCTTTTATTACGCCATGGAGTACCTTCCCGGCTTGAGCCTGCAGGAGTTGGTTGAACGCTACGGCCGCTTGCCGGCATCTCGGGTGATTCACCTGCTGCAACAAGTGGCTTCGGCTCTGGAGGAGGCGCACGCGAGTGGGTTGGTGCACCGTGATATTAAGCCGGGCAATATTTTCGCGGCGCAGCGGGGCGGTGTGTATGACGTCGCCAAACTTCTAGACTTCGGTTTGGTGAAAACAGCGCTGCCGACCAAAGGGTCGCCGGATTTGACATTAGACGGCGCGTTGGTGGGATCACCATTGTACGCTCCTCCTGAAACCGTTACCGGTGATCAGGCGGCCGATGCCCGTAGCGATATCTATTCGTTGGGTGCGGTGGCCTACTATCTGCTAACCGCCCAGCCGGTCTTTGTGGAGAGCAAACCGATCAAAGCCCTGTTTGCACACGTGCATCAGGATGTCGTGCCTCCTTCGAACTTCTGCGACGACATACCCGCCGATTTGGAATCTGTCGTCATGCGTTGTTTAGCCAAGACGCCGCAGGACCGGTTTCAGTCCGCTGTGGAATTGGAAGAAGCCTTGGACGCGTGTGACAACGCCGGTGCGTGGACAACGGCAGCAGCGCGAACGTGGTGGGCCAAACTCCCCCCGGAATCCGCTCCCAACAGCGAATCGGTCACGGAGGACCTACCCGAAGCGACCATACTGGAAGTGCAGATGCAGTAG
- a CDS encoding DUF6717 family protein: MNESKRPVVNSRRVIVYSFLAIAIAGGLTWYYGIKGDARAAPSSNSVMIIQPYRYAGTWVFDDTSVGLVREPFVAGVPEMIDALVADIPDAEQGFRLTFSAAEFPGYQKKLTWTRSDGTGNYYRLDDPPMEGWICPALFQYYTAPPNALFVKADPVP; the protein is encoded by the coding sequence ATGAACGAGTCAAAACGTCCCGTTGTCAATTCACGACGTGTGATCGTTTATTCCTTCTTGGCGATCGCCATCGCGGGCGGACTGACGTGGTATTACGGGATAAAGGGCGACGCGCGCGCCGCACCGAGTTCCAACTCCGTGATGATCATTCAGCCGTACCGCTACGCGGGCACCTGGGTGTTCGATGACACATCGGTGGGGCTGGTGCGCGAGCCGTTCGTTGCCGGTGTGCCGGAGATGATCGACGCGCTCGTCGCTGACATTCCCGACGCAGAGCAGGGCTTTCGACTGACGTTTTCCGCCGCCGAGTTCCCCGGGTATCAAAAGAAACTCACTTGGACGCGCAGCGACGGGACCGGCAACTACTATCGTCTTGATGATCCGCCGATGGAAGGCTGGATCTGCCCGGCCTTGTTTCAGTATTACACGGCGCCGCCCAATGCATTGTTCGTCAAAGCCGACCCGGTGCCTTAA
- a CDS encoding MFS transporter, whose product MEDGKPTNVRWTVLALACFTSWFLYLHRYTWNFIGPALETEYGFNKAETGSLAAFFNITYGIGQVPSGILSDFMGPHFFLGLIIVLWSLVLPCQGWVTSFSGLATTRLAFGAAQAGAYPSLANVTQAWFPLSSRTIMQSIIATLFGRGGGAMSSIILATVLMSWCGLTWRTGLLVMGGVGALFGISFLILFRNSPHQDPRVNDAERELIDEGRLPPAAGAPRVLPWHFVLKNRSMYFFVIQQFTSAGADMVYSLFMGDYFLNTKGFSIGQTGLLVSLPLWGGAIGGVLGGFCNDLLIRVTGSRRWSRSTVGFLGKFLACMLMFVVISRESGVAAGWALFAVKFFSDWSQPTVWGACTDLGGRYSATVFSIINTSGTVGGVVAPAIFGAILDFNSVATMVEGKEKMIANYDPLFYLVAALYLVSATCWLFINCTDSLERHGADVKED is encoded by the coding sequence ATGGAAGATGGAAAACCCACCAACGTCCGTTGGACGGTGCTGGCCTTGGCCTGTTTCACGTCTTGGTTTTTATACTTGCACCGCTACACGTGGAATTTCATCGGCCCGGCATTGGAAACGGAATACGGCTTCAACAAAGCTGAGACCGGGAGTTTGGCGGCGTTTTTTAATATCACCTACGGAATCGGGCAAGTGCCGTCGGGCATCTTGAGCGACTTCATGGGACCGCATTTTTTCCTGGGGCTGATCATCGTTCTCTGGTCGTTGGTGTTGCCTTGTCAGGGTTGGGTGACGAGCTTCTCAGGACTGGCGACCACACGCTTGGCGTTTGGGGCCGCACAAGCCGGCGCCTATCCCAGCTTGGCCAACGTCACACAAGCTTGGTTTCCGCTCTCCAGCCGAACGATCATGCAATCGATCATCGCCACCCTGTTTGGCCGAGGGGGTGGAGCGATGTCTTCCATCATTTTGGCGACCGTCTTGATGTCCTGGTGTGGTTTGACTTGGCGAACCGGATTGCTGGTCATGGGGGGCGTCGGCGCGCTCTTTGGCATTAGCTTTTTAATACTGTTTCGCAACTCGCCACATCAGGATCCCCGTGTTAACGATGCGGAACGCGAGCTCATCGACGAAGGCCGACTTCCCCCAGCGGCCGGCGCGCCGCGTGTCTTGCCTTGGCATTTCGTACTTAAAAACCGCAGTATGTATTTTTTCGTGATCCAACAATTCACCAGCGCTGGCGCCGACATGGTCTACAGCCTGTTCATGGGAGATTACTTTTTAAACACCAAAGGCTTCTCGATCGGTCAAACGGGTTTGTTGGTTAGCCTGCCGCTGTGGGGAGGAGCCATCGGCGGCGTGCTGGGCGGCTTTTGCAATGACTTGCTGATTCGCGTAACGGGCAGCCGGCGTTGGTCGCGCAGCACTGTGGGATTTCTGGGTAAGTTTTTGGCCTGCATGTTGATGTTTGTGGTCATCTCCCGCGAGAGCGGAGTCGCCGCCGGTTGGGCACTGTTTGCGGTCAAATTCTTCAGCGACTGGAGCCAACCGACAGTCTGGGGGGCATGCACCGATCTAGGGGGACGGTATTCGGCAACGGTGTTTAGCATCATCAACACGTCCGGCACGGTCGGAGGTGTCGTCGCACCGGCGATTTTTGGAGCGATTCTGGACTTCAACTCGGTGGCGACCATGGTCGAGGGGAAGGAAAAGATGATTGCGAACTACGACCCGCTCTTTTACCTGGTAGCTGCTCTTTACCTAGTCAGCGCCACCTGTTGGCTTTTCATCAATTGCACCGATTCCTTGGAGCGTCACGGAGCCGACGTCA